In Streptomyces sp. NBC_00306, a single genomic region encodes these proteins:
- a CDS encoding pilus assembly protein TadG-related protein codes for MNHSSFDGPVRYRRWSARDRGGISVFAAIVTVPLLVLGGLLVVDGTGKLRAAERADNVAMEAARAGAQAIDPQQAIPGNKVTVDPLSAASAVRAYLARAGVSGSVRVSDGGTRLQVDVQDSYDTTFLTLVGVSTLPVTGHGQAAVLVGITTPEEGP; via the coding sequence ATGAACCACTCCTCTTTCGACGGTCCGGTCCGCTACCGGCGCTGGTCGGCGCGGGACCGGGGCGGCATCTCGGTGTTCGCGGCGATCGTCACCGTCCCGCTGCTGGTCCTCGGCGGGCTCCTCGTCGTCGACGGCACCGGCAAACTCCGCGCCGCAGAGCGCGCCGACAACGTGGCGATGGAAGCCGCCCGCGCTGGCGCGCAGGCCATCGACCCGCAGCAGGCGATTCCCGGAAACAAGGTCACCGTCGACCCGCTATCCGCGGCCAGTGCCGTTCGCGCCTACCTGGCGCGCGCTGGGGTGAGCGGATCAGTCCGTGTCAGTGACGGCGGCACCCGGCTCCAGGTCGATGTCCAGGACAGCTACGACACCACGTTCCTCACCCTGGTCGGCGTCTCGACGCTCCCTGTGACCGGGCACGGTCAGGCCGCTGTGCTTGTCGGCATCACCACTCCCGAGGAAGGCCCGTAG
- a CDS encoding TadE/TadG family type IV pilus assembly protein, with translation MAAWRWPARGRGGDRGSSPIEAVIVVPLLLSLGLLFLAAARIALAGQSADSAAEHAARAASLERTPGAAQAAAQSAAADSLTGQGQPCTATSVRADTAGLAAPVGQVASVTVTVSCTVPLGDLFFLGHAGPGTRTVTSSFTSVVDAYRERR, from the coding sequence ATGGCAGCGTGGCGATGGCCGGCACGGGGCAGGGGCGGCGACCGGGGGAGCTCGCCTATCGAGGCGGTCATCGTGGTGCCGCTGCTCCTCAGCCTGGGCCTGCTGTTCCTCGCGGCGGCCCGGATCGCCCTGGCCGGACAGAGCGCCGACTCGGCCGCAGAGCACGCTGCCCGCGCCGCTTCCCTGGAACGCACCCCGGGCGCTGCGCAGGCTGCGGCGCAGTCGGCGGCCGCCGACTCCCTGACAGGTCAGGGGCAGCCGTGCACCGCAACAAGCGTGCGGGCGGACACGGCAGGCCTTGCTGCTCCGGTGGGGCAGGTCGCCAGCGTCACGGTGACCGTCTCGTGCACAGTGCCGCTCGGTGACCTGTTCTTCCTGGGACACGCCGGCCCTGGCACGCGCACCGTGACATCCAGCTTCACCTCGGTCGTCGATGCCTACCGCGAAAGGCGCTGA
- a CDS encoding TadE/TadG family type IV pilus assembly protein, with protein MNHPPLQARPGRRFGDRGDAAIQAAIVYPLLLLVVIGLVQAALWGYARSIAQTAAREGVRAGRAYGSTPADGARQASSALERLAGDNLTNRQVSTAGSTAEQVRIRVSGTALSLIPGVENWHVSADASGAVERWVPPQGG; from the coding sequence ATGAATCACCCGCCGCTGCAGGCGCGGCCCGGGCGCCGGTTCGGCGATCGGGGAGACGCCGCGATCCAGGCCGCGATCGTCTACCCGCTGCTGCTGCTCGTCGTCATCGGCCTGGTGCAGGCCGCCCTGTGGGGCTACGCCCGCAGCATCGCGCAGACCGCCGCACGCGAAGGCGTGCGGGCAGGCCGCGCCTACGGGTCCACCCCTGCGGACGGTGCACGGCAGGCATCCAGCGCCCTGGAACGTCTCGCCGGCGACAACCTGACCAACCGGCAGGTGTCCACGGCGGGCAGCACCGCGGAGCAGGTCCGTATCCGGGTGTCGGGGACCGCATTGTCACTGATCCCCGGGGTGGAGAACTGGCACGTTTCGGCCGATGCGTCCGGCGCCGTCGAGCGGTGGGTCCCGCCGCAGGGAGGGTGA
- a CDS encoding type II secretion system F family protein, whose amino-acid sequence MASGARMMGGLWWSACAAMLVAGAVMLVAALAGTTAPKQPTAAARWRARWSGGPAGRERAARRRLLMVGAVVVAAGVWAVTGVFVAALLLGAAVAGVPWLLTPTASASVRIAKLEALAEWTGRLSDVLRLGFGLQQALISSRKNPPAALREEVIELAEKLQGGWHPREALEDFAGHLDDVTGDKVCAALALCAVDAGPGLAQALDDLAASVREEVAKRRQIEADRAKPRTAVRWMTLISLGIVLAGFTVPDYTAPYGTLIGQLTLALLAAAFTAVLVWMRSLAGHKPVPRFLVNDPRSRVKQPTPIEGGSS is encoded by the coding sequence ATGGCGTCAGGCGCCCGCATGATGGGCGGCCTGTGGTGGAGCGCCTGCGCCGCCATGCTGGTCGCCGGCGCAGTCATGCTCGTGGCGGCTCTCGCCGGCACAACAGCCCCGAAGCAGCCGACTGCGGCCGCCCGCTGGCGCGCCCGCTGGTCCGGCGGCCCGGCCGGGCGCGAACGGGCCGCCCGCCGCCGCCTCCTGATGGTGGGCGCGGTCGTCGTGGCGGCCGGGGTGTGGGCGGTCACCGGGGTGTTCGTCGCTGCGCTGCTGCTCGGCGCCGCCGTGGCGGGTGTTCCGTGGCTGCTGACGCCGACCGCGTCGGCCTCGGTCCGCATTGCCAAGCTGGAGGCCCTGGCCGAATGGACCGGACGGCTCTCTGACGTGCTGCGGCTCGGGTTCGGCCTGCAACAGGCCCTGATCTCCTCCCGGAAGAATCCGCCCGCCGCCCTGCGGGAGGAGGTCATCGAGCTCGCGGAGAAACTGCAAGGCGGCTGGCATCCGCGCGAGGCACTCGAAGACTTCGCCGGCCACCTCGACGACGTGACCGGCGACAAGGTGTGCGCCGCTCTCGCCCTGTGTGCGGTCGACGCAGGCCCAGGTCTCGCGCAGGCCCTCGACGACCTCGCCGCATCGGTGCGCGAGGAGGTCGCCAAGCGGCGGCAGATCGAAGCCGACCGAGCCAAACCGCGCACCGCGGTCCGCTGGATGACGCTCATCAGCCTCGGCATCGTCCTCGCCGGCTTCACCGTCCCCGACTACACCGCCCCCTACGGCACCCTGATCGGCCAGCTGACCCTGGCGCTCCTCGCCGCGGCGTTCACCGCCGTCCTGGTGTGGATGCGGTCCCTGGCCGGCCACAAACCCGTCCCCCGGTTCCTGGTCAACGACCCCCGCAGCCGGGTGAAGCAGCCCACTCCGATCGAAGGAGGGTCATCGTGA
- a CDS encoding CpaF family protein — MPQVQVDAQAAAAIKRQVGEQLLAERKTTPALADAGAREQRARALINEAVSVWADATQASRLVPRGEEQALASLVFDMLFRAGRLQRHLDDDRVENILINGHDQVFLDFGDEHLVQAPAVADSEEELKELVRDLARNSGQGERTLSTGSPMVALRLADGSRLQALCEVTGERTYVTIRRHRIKDADLAQMERLGTVTPAVREFLSACVRAERNVMVVGEQNSGKTSLLRALLKEIPAAERFGTLETEFELWAHKNGYHQQVVPMEARESNGERVDGRAAGEITLLELLQRALRMSLTRIVVGEVRGPEITALMGALTNGRGGNLCTMHASEPRVVFDRIAELYLLAQGNFSEQLAYRQIANGLHVIVFLSVHESRGRKQRYVSHVWEITGVGEGGRPAYNEVFGPASAWGATHAVPRTPPSPAMLARLERAGFDANLLHWAGTWRQAPA, encoded by the coding sequence ATGCCGCAGGTTCAGGTCGACGCACAGGCCGCGGCCGCGATCAAGCGGCAGGTGGGCGAGCAGCTGCTTGCGGAACGTAAGACGACACCGGCGCTGGCCGACGCTGGCGCCCGGGAGCAGCGGGCCCGCGCTCTGATCAACGAGGCGGTGTCGGTGTGGGCCGATGCCACGCAGGCCAGCAGGCTGGTGCCGCGCGGTGAGGAGCAGGCGCTGGCCAGCTTGGTGTTCGACATGCTGTTCCGGGCCGGCCGGTTGCAGCGCCACTTGGACGACGACCGGGTGGAGAACATCCTCATCAACGGGCACGACCAGGTGTTCCTCGACTTCGGCGACGAGCATCTGGTGCAGGCCCCTGCGGTCGCGGACTCGGAGGAGGAGCTCAAGGAGCTGGTGCGTGATCTGGCGCGCAACAGCGGCCAGGGCGAGCGGACCCTGTCCACCGGCAGCCCCATGGTCGCGTTGCGGCTTGCGGACGGGTCGCGCCTGCAGGCCCTGTGTGAGGTCACCGGGGAGCGCACGTATGTGACGATCCGCCGCCACCGGATCAAGGACGCGGACCTTGCCCAGATGGAGCGTCTGGGCACGGTCACCCCCGCGGTGCGGGAGTTCCTGTCGGCGTGTGTACGCGCCGAGCGGAATGTCATGGTCGTCGGCGAGCAGAACTCCGGCAAGACGTCGCTGCTGCGGGCACTGCTCAAAGAGATCCCCGCCGCCGAGCGGTTCGGCACGCTGGAGACCGAGTTCGAGCTGTGGGCGCACAAGAACGGCTACCACCAGCAGGTGGTGCCGATGGAGGCGCGGGAGTCCAACGGCGAACGCGTCGATGGCCGCGCCGCCGGTGAGATCACGCTGCTGGAGCTGCTGCAGCGGGCGCTGCGGATGTCGCTGACCCGCATCGTGGTCGGCGAGGTCCGCGGTCCGGAGATCACCGCCCTGATGGGGGCGTTGACCAATGGCCGCGGCGGGAACCTGTGCACGATGCACGCCTCGGAACCGCGGGTCGTGTTCGACCGGATCGCCGAGCTGTACCTGCTGGCGCAGGGCAACTTCAGCGAACAGCTCGCCTACCGGCAGATCGCGAACGGACTGCACGTCATCGTGTTCCTGTCCGTCCATGAAAGCCGTGGGCGCAAGCAGCGCTATGTGTCCCACGTGTGGGAGATCACCGGTGTCGGCGAGGGCGGCCGCCCGGCCTACAACGAAGTCTTCGGCCCCGCTTCGGCATGGGGTGCGACGCACGCTGTTCCGCGCACCCCGCCCTCCCCCGCGATGCTGGCCCGCCTGGAGCGGGCCGGGTTCGATGCGAACCTGCTGCACTGGGCGGGCACATGGCGTCAGGCGCCCGCATGA
- a CDS encoding SAF domain-containing protein, with the protein MSKTAPASPALSPAQQQREPGTSAPHTAAAVSFRARRRRPGMAVLAAALIAAGGAGGFLAWQKTGERMPVLAVTQSVAAGDVIDESDLTDASVSLDPALKPFPAGERDKVVGKRAAVALVPGALLSRGQVTDRSLVQDGEQLVGIGLKPDRLPATRLSAGDRVLVVYTPADGAADRSSADPGPDADGGTAPQAPTAVSARVVRVGEPQQATGDVVVDVAVPQAQGPGLAAQAATGRIALVVEPGGKS; encoded by the coding sequence GTGAGCAAGACGGCCCCCGCCTCCCCCGCCCTGTCCCCGGCCCAGCAGCAACGTGAGCCCGGTACGTCCGCCCCCCACACAGCTGCGGCGGTGTCGTTCCGTGCGCGTCGGCGCCGGCCGGGGATGGCTGTGCTGGCCGCGGCCCTGATTGCGGCGGGCGGCGCGGGCGGGTTCCTGGCCTGGCAGAAGACCGGCGAGCGCATGCCCGTTCTCGCCGTGACGCAGAGCGTGGCCGCGGGTGACGTCATCGACGAGTCGGACCTCACCGACGCATCGGTGTCCCTCGATCCGGCGCTCAAGCCGTTCCCGGCCGGCGAGCGGGACAAGGTGGTGGGGAAACGGGCTGCGGTCGCCCTGGTGCCCGGCGCGCTGCTGTCCCGCGGCCAGGTGACGGACCGGTCGTTGGTGCAGGACGGGGAGCAGCTGGTCGGTATCGGGCTGAAGCCCGACCGGCTGCCGGCGACGCGGCTGTCGGCGGGTGACCGGGTCCTCGTGGTGTACACACCGGCCGACGGTGCCGCAGACCGGAGCTCCGCAGACCCCGGGCCGGATGCCGATGGCGGCACCGCGCCGCAGGCGCCGACGGCCGTGTCGGCGCGGGTCGTCCGCGTCGGGGAGCCGCAGCAGGCGACCGGTGATGTGGTGGTCGATGTGGCGGTCCCCCAGGCGCAGGGTCCCGGGCTGGCGGCGCAGGCCGCAACGGGACGCATCGCGCTGGTGGTTGAGCCGGGAGGGAAGTCCTGA
- a CDS encoding ATP/GTP-binding protein has protein sequence MLRPAAAVALLVTGFLVQPAVANDDGPTVGNDGTCEGSMVSVTLCAQDPGSPGSGGGNRTGPAGGSATGASSGPKCTYEKADPQPPPENLAWPGRNPGEGSIYRVVCDDLRTGVVWLPNGAAPPAAAVDPEVLAQRAVDAMKLQGPSVASPRPAGRYTVGVPVWMWVNQEPPTRYGPVSESVTAGAVTVSATARVTSIRWSMGDGTTVTCHGPGTAYSSGLGMKESPDCGHIYARTSANRVRERFTVSATSTWRIDWTVNGGAGGQLTETRSTQMQVPVRELQAVGR, from the coding sequence GTGCTGAGGCCGGCGGCCGCTGTCGCGCTCCTGGTCACCGGCTTCCTGGTGCAGCCCGCTGTCGCCAACGACGACGGTCCCACGGTGGGCAACGACGGCACCTGCGAGGGCTCGATGGTGTCGGTGACGCTGTGCGCACAAGACCCTGGATCCCCCGGAAGCGGGGGCGGGAACCGGACCGGCCCGGCCGGCGGCAGCGCAACGGGTGCGTCGTCGGGACCGAAGTGCACCTATGAGAAGGCGGATCCGCAGCCGCCGCCGGAGAATCTGGCGTGGCCAGGGCGCAATCCCGGTGAAGGCTCGATCTACCGGGTGGTGTGCGACGACCTGCGCACCGGGGTGGTGTGGCTGCCGAACGGCGCCGCCCCGCCCGCTGCCGCTGTCGACCCCGAGGTTCTGGCGCAGCGGGCGGTGGACGCGATGAAGCTGCAGGGGCCTTCGGTGGCCAGTCCTCGTCCGGCCGGCCGGTACACGGTGGGGGTGCCGGTGTGGATGTGGGTCAACCAGGAGCCCCCCACCAGGTACGGGCCGGTGAGCGAGAGCGTGACCGCTGGTGCGGTGACCGTGTCGGCGACCGCGCGCGTGACGTCGATCCGGTGGTCGATGGGCGACGGGACGACGGTCACCTGCCATGGGCCGGGCACGGCCTACTCGTCGGGGTTAGGCATGAAGGAGTCCCCGGACTGCGGCCACATCTACGCCCGCACTTCCGCCAACCGGGTCCGGGAGCGGTTCACCGTCTCGGCCACCTCTACCTGGCGCATCGACTGGACCGTGAACGGAGGGGCCGGAGGCCAGTTGACCGAGACCCGGTCCACGCAGATGCAGGTCCCGGTCCGCGAGCTGCAGGCCGTCGGCCGCTAG
- a CDS encoding helix-turn-helix domain-containing protein: MVANSNPTARKRRLGAELRRLRMTSGLKGTEVAERLLVSQPKISHMENGRRAIRPRDVRDLCELYGVADQQVVAYLMQMAKESSHQGWWRAYGDIPQGVYIGLETDATSLHTYQSLAIPDLLQTPAYAQAVIKATVPQLTAEQAATRLKVQLHRQRRIHDPACPLRLWLVLDESALRRVVGSPHLMREQLEHLNARAAEPHINVQVIPYTAGAHPGMTGQFSILQFDDSADPGVVHLERFTSDLYLEKPSDVQHYSMMYDHLQAHALNPDRTRDFISDAVQSHVNAARQR; encoded by the coding sequence GTGGTTGCAAACAGCAATCCCACCGCCAGAAAGCGCCGCCTGGGAGCCGAGCTCCGTCGGCTCCGCATGACCAGTGGGCTGAAGGGCACAGAAGTAGCGGAGCGGCTCTTGGTCTCCCAGCCAAAGATCAGTCACATGGAGAACGGCCGCCGCGCCATCAGACCTCGTGATGTGCGCGATCTGTGCGAGCTCTACGGAGTAGCGGACCAGCAGGTCGTCGCATATCTGATGCAGATGGCCAAGGAATCCTCGCACCAGGGCTGGTGGCGTGCGTACGGCGACATCCCACAAGGGGTCTATATCGGCCTGGAGACGGACGCCACCTCCCTCCACACCTACCAGTCTCTGGCGATCCCCGATCTGCTACAGACTCCCGCCTACGCCCAGGCAGTCATCAAGGCAACGGTCCCCCAGCTCACCGCCGAACAGGCTGCCACGCGCCTCAAGGTACAGTTGCACCGACAGCGTCGGATCCACGACCCAGCCTGTCCACTGCGTCTGTGGCTCGTCCTGGATGAATCGGCACTGCGTCGCGTCGTCGGCAGTCCGCACCTCATGCGTGAACAACTGGAGCACCTCAACGCACGCGCCGCTGAGCCGCACATCAATGTCCAGGTCATCCCCTACACTGCCGGCGCCCATCCCGGCATGACAGGACAGTTCTCCATCCTGCAGTTCGACGACAGCGCCGACCCGGGTGTGGTGCACCTGGAACGGTTCACCAGTGACCTCTACCTGGAGAAACCGTCCGACGTGCAGCACTACAGCATGATGTACGACCACCTCCAGGCCCACGCCCTCAACCCCGACAGAACCCGTGACTTCATCAGCGACGCCGTCCAGTCACACGTCAACGCAGCACGCCAGCGTTGA
- a CDS encoding replication-relaxation family protein has protein sequence MTTPLEDTQATARSSDPTGEVQPSSEETAVHRAMALLAQHRLVTTLQMQQLLSPGSTRQFTSGVLNTLREAQLVSYAELPVGRTRAWFLTLRGVRATSSWPELRGRRVPALGSPTEASLRAAHTLTVVRSHLAFLHDARRRGDEYGSLDWVPEIGHRLPDTGGEDKLIADAVMHYTSVEPDRLQYRAFVEVDRGTMSSERLAAKLISYARFHDYTPQPVGRRGTVADQAAMLAWQRFYPRFPRILFILTGAPEDSLRRRIEDLRAMTAAHPLVNQLAGHVQLGAAVLEELEQHGPTRPVWTPLSGEADRRSWMEL, from the coding sequence GTGACCACCCCACTTGAAGACACGCAGGCCACGGCTCGATCCAGTGACCCCACCGGTGAAGTGCAGCCGAGCTCGGAGGAGACAGCAGTCCACCGCGCGATGGCACTGCTCGCGCAGCACAGGCTGGTCACCACGCTGCAGATGCAGCAACTGCTGAGCCCGGGAAGCACGCGGCAGTTCACATCAGGCGTGCTGAACACCCTGCGCGAAGCCCAACTGGTCTCGTATGCCGAGCTCCCCGTCGGACGGACCCGTGCCTGGTTCCTCACCCTGCGCGGCGTACGGGCCACCAGTAGCTGGCCCGAGCTCCGCGGGCGACGGGTCCCTGCTCTGGGAAGCCCCACAGAGGCCTCCCTGAGAGCTGCGCACACGCTGACCGTCGTCCGCAGCCATCTCGCATTCCTCCACGACGCCCGCCGCCGCGGTGACGAGTACGGCTCGCTGGACTGGGTGCCCGAGATCGGTCACCGGCTCCCCGACACCGGAGGCGAGGACAAACTCATCGCCGACGCCGTCATGCACTACACCTCCGTCGAGCCAGACCGTCTGCAGTACCGAGCGTTCGTCGAGGTCGACCGGGGCACCATGTCCTCCGAGCGTCTGGCGGCAAAGCTGATCTCCTACGCCCGCTTCCACGACTACACCCCACAGCCAGTCGGACGGCGCGGCACCGTCGCCGACCAGGCCGCCATGCTCGCCTGGCAGCGCTTCTACCCCCGCTTCCCCCGCATCCTGTTCATCCTCACTGGAGCACCCGAGGATTCCCTCCGGCGCCGGATCGAGGACCTCCGCGCCATGACCGCTGCCCATCCACTCGTCAACCAGCTCGCCGGACACGTCCAACTCGGCGCCGCCGTTCTCGAAGAACTCGAACAGCACGGCCCGACCAGACCGGTGTGGACACCACTCTCCGGAGAAGCTGACAGGCGGTCCTGGATGGAGCTGTAG
- a CDS encoding ATP/GTP-binding protein: MEPRPVTLASTPELVWDALLGPVEWCWQSGNWVYDNAWWIGILAAAAFTGWAVLERYLSARALRHRTYVELVPSRTFETGEEEVLRFGAQLIRAATAGKWWAPRNARTVRIRLVADSSKPLTYRVEGPASAEQLLRQTPYARVRSEPAAPPRRKRSKHTVRAVFALHGAPGARLREVPLEPDPLQPLIDAVADLRNDLGDLAEVCLDLSPAARWRLRARRWQVVDNARQAARRQSRREAQWMTQDAATMEDALSWQLTKLTVPQQQRGGEGRRLLMTPRPPRVDREKVLGKLAEDTGLVRVQLMVRCSSDVVGRAERRLRHIEAALDVYAARTRLSSLGFSFGPWRFGPDRWPWRPRFDERWNTGLIAPSRNSWARIEELAGLLKPPTTHARLPVLATDIPTYHPGSSLLPQGYYRTPDGTERLIATREEDTLFEVQVGKAGWGKTMRALVQATASAHADRGLAFVDPHRDSWDTVAPYLAHSEIMNRTWLFDLTIRHPQDRLGCWNPLSLTGGKTPHEVVAATVDAFATSLGWGDANAPRAITILTKAIEALVAVNAQAVACKKPDKQTTIFQISPLLTDPGFRALVINQLEADAQRWWTTSFTEIPKDALPTVLNPLARLAASPVIRAFLGSPIGSYDIRRAMDDSHVVWICPPGTGPTDRLLVSLLVRDMLRAGLSRRDLREADRIPFRLYLDELISLDGAASSTLAEITEQLRKFKVRMHGMTQMLHRLSPEVRTALLQNASCLSTTAGSIEAIRHITGEWGDQVDPAEAAELDRYHHWASFTVRGKRIGPLLIRGPELHEAFASLALSGQRNALQRKALDNTRAQTLEKLTKVAAGQEQIVREWLTGQPGLAHAPSGAGSKPAEDTSRKGQFQ, translated from the coding sequence ATGGAACCCCGTCCGGTAACGCTCGCATCCACTCCGGAGCTGGTGTGGGACGCACTGCTCGGCCCGGTCGAGTGGTGCTGGCAGTCCGGGAACTGGGTCTACGACAACGCCTGGTGGATCGGCATCCTGGCCGCGGCAGCGTTCACCGGCTGGGCCGTGCTGGAGCGCTACCTGTCCGCGCGGGCGCTGCGTCACCGCACCTATGTCGAGCTCGTTCCCTCCCGGACCTTTGAGACCGGTGAGGAAGAAGTCCTGAGGTTCGGCGCCCAGCTGATCCGCGCGGCTACCGCCGGCAAGTGGTGGGCACCGCGCAACGCGCGCACCGTCCGCATCCGGCTGGTCGCCGACAGCTCCAAGCCCCTCACCTACCGGGTGGAAGGCCCGGCTTCAGCGGAGCAACTGCTGCGGCAAACCCCCTACGCCCGCGTGCGCAGCGAACCGGCGGCCCCACCGAGGAGGAAGCGGAGCAAGCACACGGTGCGCGCGGTATTCGCCCTGCACGGCGCCCCCGGTGCACGGCTGCGGGAGGTTCCGCTGGAACCGGACCCTCTGCAGCCGCTGATCGACGCCGTCGCCGACCTGCGCAACGACCTGGGAGACCTGGCAGAGGTGTGCCTCGACCTGTCCCCCGCGGCACGGTGGCGGCTACGGGCCCGGCGCTGGCAGGTCGTCGACAACGCCCGCCAGGCAGCCCGGCGCCAGTCCCGCCGCGAAGCGCAGTGGATGACCCAGGACGCCGCCACGATGGAAGACGCCCTGTCATGGCAGCTCACGAAGCTGACCGTGCCGCAGCAGCAGCGCGGAGGGGAAGGCCGGCGGCTGCTGATGACGCCGCGGCCGCCACGCGTGGACCGGGAGAAGGTGCTGGGCAAGCTCGCCGAGGACACCGGCCTGGTGCGCGTACAGCTGATGGTGCGCTGCTCGTCCGACGTGGTGGGGCGGGCCGAGCGCCGGCTGCGGCACATTGAGGCGGCGCTGGACGTGTACGCGGCACGCACCCGCCTGTCCTCGCTGGGGTTCTCCTTCGGGCCGTGGCGGTTCGGGCCGGACCGGTGGCCGTGGCGCCCGCGGTTCGACGAACGGTGGAACACCGGCCTGATCGCCCCGTCCCGCAACTCATGGGCGAGGATTGAGGAACTCGCCGGGCTCTTGAAGCCACCGACGACACATGCCCGGCTGCCGGTTCTCGCCACCGACATCCCGACCTACCATCCGGGCTCCTCCTTGCTGCCGCAGGGCTACTACCGGACACCGGACGGCACCGAGCGCCTGATCGCCACCCGCGAGGAGGACACGCTTTTCGAAGTCCAGGTCGGCAAGGCCGGCTGGGGCAAGACGATGCGGGCCCTCGTTCAGGCGACCGCATCCGCGCACGCGGACCGCGGGCTCGCGTTCGTCGACCCGCACCGCGACTCGTGGGACACCGTCGCCCCGTACCTCGCTCACTCCGAGATCATGAACCGCACGTGGCTGTTCGACCTGACCATCCGCCACCCACAGGACAGGCTGGGGTGCTGGAACCCGCTGAGCCTGACCGGCGGCAAGACCCCTCACGAGGTCGTCGCGGCGACCGTGGACGCCTTCGCCACCAGCCTCGGCTGGGGCGATGCGAACGCTCCGCGCGCTATCACCATCCTCACCAAGGCCATCGAAGCGCTCGTCGCCGTCAACGCCCAAGCCGTCGCATGCAAGAAGCCGGACAAGCAGACGACCATCTTCCAGATCAGCCCGCTCCTGACCGACCCCGGCTTCCGCGCCCTGGTCATCAACCAGCTCGAGGCCGACGCACAGCGCTGGTGGACGACGTCCTTCACCGAGATCCCCAAAGACGCCCTGCCGACCGTCCTCAACCCGCTCGCCCGCCTCGCCGCCTCCCCCGTCATCAGGGCCTTCCTCGGCTCCCCTATCGGCAGCTACGACATCCGACGCGCCATGGACGACTCCCACGTGGTGTGGATCTGCCCGCCGGGCACCGGCCCCACCGACCGGCTCTTGGTCTCCCTCCTGGTGCGCGACATGCTCCGCGCCGGACTCTCCCGCCGCGACCTGCGAGAAGCGGACCGGATCCCGTTCCGCCTCTACCTCGACGAACTGATCTCCCTGGACGGCGCCGCCTCCTCCACCCTCGCCGAGATCACCGAGCAGCTACGCAAGTTCAAGGTCCGGATGCACGGCATGACGCAGATGCTGCACCGGCTCAGCCCCGAAGTGCGCACCGCGCTCCTGCAGAACGCCTCGTGCCTGTCCACCACCGCCGGATCGATCGAGGCAATCCGGCACATCACCGGCGAGTGGGGAGACCAGGTCGACCCCGCCGAGGCCGCCGAACTCGACCGCTACCACCACTGGGCTTCCTTCACCGTCCGCGGCAAGCGCATCGGACCACTCCTCATCCGCGGGCCGGAGCTGCACGAGGCGTTCGCCTCTCTCGCCCTCTCTGGCCAGCGCAACGCCCTGCAGCGCAAAGCACTCGACAACACGCGCGCTCAAACGCTCGAAAAGCTCACCAAGGTGGCCGCAGGACAGGAGCAGATCGTCCGTGAATGGCTCACCGGCCAACCCGGCCTCGCCCATGCCCCCTCCGGGGCCGGAAGCAAGCCCGCCGAAGACACCAGCAGGAAAGGACAGTTCCAGTGA